GCTGTTAGATTAACTTCAATTTTGTTAGTAGTTTCCGACAAGTCTTAGCTAAGAGCGTTCAGTAATTTTCACATAGAACTTCTCCGCCGCTAACGTTAGGCCACTATGACCCTGAAAATTAATTCCTTGATACTTGGCCGGCAGACCATCCTGCgtaaaatgaaaactgtgaagaagCACTGCAAGGAAAACGGAAACTGCTCTCGTGGCCAAAGTTTCACCAGGGCACCGACGCCGACCGGCCGAGAATGGCATGAATCCCCCGAGAGACCTGGGATCGAGCAGCTGACCATGGCTGTTCAGGAACCGTCTGGGTTCAAAGATATTCGGGTCTTTCCAGATGTCGGGATTGCGATGAACTGACCACAAATTGATAAAGACCATAGTGTCTTTTGGGATGCTGAACCCACGAACATTCGTCTCGGCGGTAGTCGAACGCGGTATGGAAAGAGGGACGACACTGGTCACCCTCAAGAGTTCGAAGACTGTAGCTTGCAGAAGAGGAAGTGATGGTATGTCTTGCAGGGTTGGGAGTCGTCTTCGTCCTATCACGCGATCTAATTCGTTATGAAGCTGGCGCTGGATGTCGGGATGTTTTGTCAGGTATGCCAGACCCCAGTAGAGTGTAGTGGAAGACGTATCAAAAGCAGCACCCAATAGATCTCCCAACACGGAAATAATGTCTTCGTCACTAAACACTGGATTCACACTTACGGTGTCTTCTTCGGCTGAAGCtttctcagtttcttttttcaCGACTCTAAGGAAACTGTCTGCAATGTTGCGAGCTCTACTGTCAACATAGGATTCCTTGTTCTTTTTGAACATCTGGGAAACGACGTCCAACAAAGAATCTATAGTGACAACAAGGTTTAAGACTTGCTTGTTGGGAAAATATTTCAGCAGTGGCAGGAAATCAACTAGGCTGCTGCCATTCACAGATTTTCCGAAGTTTTCTGTGAGCTCAAGTATTTTTCGTAGACCTTCATCATCGTAAGATCGCTGGACTCCGAACAAAGCATGCATGATGACGTTTGCTGTGGCGCACTTGAAAGACATCAAAGCATCGACTGGATCATCCTTCTGTTGCTGTAAGTGCCGCACTAAGCGCTGGGATTCGAGCAGCAGTTTCTCTTCGAGGATATGGGTGTTCTTTACAAAATCTTTGATTCCGGCAACGCTGATCTTTCGGCAAATTCGCCATCGAGGCGAGTAGTCCGTGAGTACAAGGCTGTTACCAAGACGATTGGCCAATTCAAAGGTGTAGAGTTTTGGTCTCCCAGCAAAGGTAGTAGGATGTTTGATAATTGTTTCTTGGATGGCTTGCTCTCCGTTTATCACCACAACCAAACGATTCCCGAGCATCAAACTGAACACGTCCCCATACTCCTTTGCCATTCCGGTGAAGTCGAGATGTGGGTTATTTCCAATGCGAAAACTGGCACCTGTTTCGGAAAAAAGTTCAATTAATTAGAGTTAACGTTAAAAGTACTTAGTATAAAAGTTCGAGGATTAGAAAGTTAATTGGATTACCGGTATATTCAGGTTGGGTGGCGACCTACATCGGAGCCAGTAATGTGTTTAACTGAAGTGTATTTAAGACTATAGCTTGAAGGCAATTCAGTGAAGTACTATTGTGGAACGAAGCAGTCAACAATCTAAATAgattctttatttttgtcttacAGTCAGAAACTAGCATCTCACACGGTCGCAGATCATGAGTGTCTACCTATTACATTCCGGACTAGGAACTATTGTTACCCCGATTAAGAAtttgttatgttatgttatcttggttttcttctcttgttttaTGAACATTAAGCTCATGTTACAACACTGAACGACTCGTAACTTCCTTCTGTTTATCATCAATCGTGGTACAGTGGAACAGAGATTGTGCTGAAAGGGTTCGATAAATAGCATGCGTGGTAAGAAGGTACTTGTTAGCGCACTTTGTTCTCGAATTCGCTGTGACGAGAGGccaacgcttgaaacgtcatcTTTCGAATTCAGTTTACCATATCAGCTCAGTTGATAAACTAAACTCAACTGGCCTTTATCTATTTGTACTCTGCCTGAGAGTTGCAACTGAAGACCCCAATCAAGCCTGCGCTGTTAGCGCAAAACATGGAACTGACCATTTCTATAACATAGTCGAAGACAATAGCTTTCTTTGTTGTTCACTAGCAATACTTCGCTAAAACAGATTTGGCAAAATGCACTCATAATTACCGATGACAGGCAAGCCCCAAGGTCCTGGAGGCAGCTTGGAGAAAGAATGTTGCCAGACTTCTCTTGCACAGAACAGCAATAAAACAAGCCAACAAAGAAACACACTTTTTCCAGGtaaagaaaaatcttcaagGGAAAAATTCATGATCACCGTGTAATGACTACCCAAAGAAGCTAAATTTTTACTTTCATCCTCTAGAGAGCCGATTCGAGTTTCGTGGCAGATACGGAAAGTGAGGGTATTAGGGTcgaatataatttttttctgcgGAAAAAACACTCGAAAGTGATTAAGTTTGAGTATCAAACGTGACGTCATAATGCCGGCCCACGAAGGCTAAACCCGAAAACAAATCATTCTTTCGGTGACAATTACCCACATGAAAAGCACTTCATATTGAAATTCAGgtgaaatatatgaaataaaatgatattttttgaAGATGAGTGAAAGAAACTTCCTATGTTTTAAACTggaatccatttccatccttgaagtaaataaaagaatagGAAACGATTTACAGTCTCAGTGCGGTGATGTAGAGTATTTTTATTAACCACTTCACTCGGGGATTTTCAtaaataatttgtaattttatgCTATTACGGAgatttagctttttttttaaactgcaGCGTACTACCAATTACGGAAGCTACAGAAGCCAGGCCAAAACGCTGAAAACTACATTGCGCACTCTTTTCGAACAGTAAGTTTGCTGGCTCTTCATAACATCTCACACATTTTCCTCTACTTGCAAGGGGTGCGATAAGGCGCCTACTGTTAAGGGAGCTTATCAGTAGTAGAGAAGGCAGCTGAAATGTCCAAATATTTTGCAAGAGTTACATGTACCACACAGGCAtatggggcgccaaatgtaaaaatattatttaagtactttttccctattttttgtgttatttatcaAATATCACAAAAGTTATCTTGTAatttataaataacaaattcaagtacctttgcgatttataaatcgcaagattgccaactttgcgatttataaatcgcaagattgccaactttgcgatttataaatcgcaagattgccaactttgcgatttataaatcgcaagattacaCACTTCGctactttgcgatttataaatcgagAAGTGTATAATCTTGTgttttataaatcgcaaggttagtAATCTTTCGagttataaatcgcaaagttggcaatcttgcgatttataaatcgcaattTTGGCAATATTGCGAGTTATAATTCGCAAAGGTACTTGaatttgttatttataaatTACAAGATAACTTTTGTGATATTtgataaataacacaaaaaatagggaaaaagtacttaaataatatttttacatttggcgccccataCAGGCAGAACGTTGTCCCcttcaacctcgtccccagggcgcttttccctggctttgggtgaagcgccctggggacgaggttgtttcCCCTTTAGCTTAAAGGCCGTGAGTTAGGGGAGTTAGTGTTGCCGATTCGGTGGGGGGTTCTGACCTCCTGCACGGTCGGCTACTAAAGTAAAAGTGAACAAacgacatttttaatttttttgtttcgtgggagtgggggaagggggggggggtggggggggggggatgggctgGCAGGGTAGGGCAACTTAATTAAGAGACGTCTGTTCTTTCTACATTCTGCATTCTGCAAACAGGTCAAAAACCCCTTTCAGAGCCTCTTTAACAATAGCAAGCCAGACGTTAACAAATATATTAGGTCATACACACAGATACACGCATGTTTTAAGAAGGCTTAACGCAATCTCCGACACACCctttgaagttggttttcttactgagtttgaataattgcccccccccccctcctcccaaACAATGTTGCCAACAGTGAACAGTCATTTCCTTGTGTATTTCaacattaattaatttcaaCATTAACTCCTCCCAAACAATGTTGCCAACAGTGAACAGTCATTTCCTTGTGTATTTCAACAttaattggggggagggggggacttgtattttgaagctttattTGAAAATTTGACAGTTATTATGCTTAGTTTCTGACGTCTGAGAGCTTTTCAGGCCCACCCTGGCGTTATCATCTCAGCTAGTTTTGCCAGTGATTGTAgatgaataatcgcgaaagacgtCTATGGTCTGCGTCACCGgggtagatcttaaagtcctgAAAGTCCATATTGGCTAGGTAAGGACGTGGCTACATTCTCACCGTTTCAGCGCAGTGACTTGAAGTCTCTGATAAACGAGGCACACATCATGTGTAGAGTGCTCTTGCATGGTGTAGAGAAGACCGAAAGTATGCCTGTCTTGAGATTCtgtaataactttaaaaatacgCTACAATAAGTAAAAGCCTACCATCCTGAGTTTAAAGAGTCCGTTTTTAGGCTTGATAACTGTGGACGCGAGCTAAAACAAAGTGAAGTGGTGTTGTTGGAGCTTTGCATCCTAATTTGACTAATTGAGCTAAATCTgtttaaatttgcatttttgttttcctttgaagAAAGTAGAACATTTTGATCAGAAAGATTTCCAATATCAGTCGTTTTGTCTTTCATTTACACTGCACTGGAACTAAGAGGCCGGGCCACTCAGTATATGGTAGCCATGCGCCAAATTGAATCACGGGATCCAATCACGAGCGACTTGACACGGAACGGCGAACAACAGCTCAGCCAAGTGGCACAAGATGTCCTTATTTCAAGTAAGAGGTTTAACAGCTTGTTTCAAATAAACTACAGACACCTGGCTCGCCATGTTCAAAAGTTTGCTTTTGATAAACAAGCAGGCCGATGTGTAGTTCCGAATATCAAAAGTCCATACTTTTCAGAGGCCTCTAAAACTACTGGTACCGTGTTAATTGTTGCAAGTTAAAATTCGCTCTTATTGTTTCAGAGTCTCAGTTAAAGAGACGTGTCTAATTTTTTACTCGATATTTTTAATCTGTTAGACAGTGAGAACAATAATTTATCGAAAACAGGTGTTACGTGTTTTCGTTTCGAACACGTTACCGGTAGTATTTTCCGATTTGTTCATTTTGGTCTGACCTTATgcttatgaaaacaaaaaaataacaattaatAAAGCTGCTTTTTCACATCAACGCATGTAGTTTGCCGGCTGAAAGCACGACAATTGCAAACAATCCAAAGTAATTCACCCTGTGTGTACGCTCGAGACACGCAAAGGGCACGCTCTTATGCTAGGCTTCGAAATCAAGCAATTGCTTTATATTTCCACAAGGGAACATAAAAAGAAGAGTATCTCTTCTTAAAAGCTAACTAAGGAATTCCGAATGCACCAAGATATTTATCAGTTAACGTGGCGTACAAAATACGAGAATCTGTTTTCTTTCCCGTTCCTCGTTTTGCGGTTTTGAGTTCaaggttaaaaaggaaaaagtgaaATGACGTCTGCAAGCAAACCACTTGCCTCTGCGTTGACCATTTCCTCTTGGCCATTATCAAGTTAATCATTTTGTCTGTTTACAAGTTAAATTTAAGATACAAATTAAATGGTTGATTGGCTTACAATGCGTTATCATCAAAGCAACAAGAACGAAACAGTTTCCTCCTGTCTGCATGCGCAACAGTCTTCATCGCCTTGAATCTTCTCAGTCTAGCGAACAGTTTTGGAACAAACCGTGCCAGACAATTTGTTAATGTAAGGGTGTCATTCTTGTTTTGTACACGCAATTGAAATATCAATCAGTCAACCACGGAAGAATGTTGTTGATCGCAAAAGTAACTCACTTAACATTTATTGATCATGCTTTAGCCCTTTATTACAGACCCttaatttgaaatatttgaacTCTAAAATCTTAACACTTTTCAGCCTTTTTAAAGTTTATGACGGCgacaatagatggtttttacctgacgtcacagcagccatgttggtgcacagaacaatagagaaaaaattgttttgggaatttgattctattgtaatgcaaagcatgagccataatttgctattgttttgtgcaccaacttggctgtctcatcacgtgattgaaaaccatcaatGATGCCTCCCCGTTCACACCAAactttaaacatgttttgaagATATTTAGTTAACcacggtttcaaagtgttttctttttaaataatgTATACTGATTTTTGTCGACTACGCATTTAGCACAAATCAAAACATGAATTGAAACTGACCTGACTCTCATGTAAAAGCCAGTCAACATTTTTCTGacttattttcattttgttaaacccaggttaattaaacatgtcttgttggtgagAATGGGGTAAGTCCAGTTGGATGACGTAGCGCGCAGAAAGTGATTTGCATTTCAACGAAAAGTGAGTGTGTAGAGGTCATACAAAATGATTTCTGTGCAGCAATGACCAAAAAGACTCTTAGGCTTTTTATTTAGGTCTTTTTAACCGACAGATTGCCTCTATACTGAAGCTTATTTGCTGGAGAAGAAGTTCTAGGTTCATTGTGCATTTTTTGATCACACAAATGATGACAGAACAGATCCCATCGATGTAAAGAAAGCCGAAATAAATAATGTCTCGAAGATTTAGAAATATCTCGGATACGTCGTAGAAGACGACTTGTTACTCAATTGAGAGACCGCCAGGAATGTAAGGCGAAACTCTTTATTCTTCTCAGCTTTATTGAGCAGATCAAAATAAATGGGAACAATGTCAAAACACAAATACAAGGAACAAAATGATTGATTTCAATATTGAGTTATAAATAAAAAACCAGCAAAACATTGATGATCCGTTGAGCAAAAGAGATAAAATTAGTAGTACCTATTTGTTTGCGACGTACTATAACGCACAATTTACTGCAGAATTGACTGAAATACACCACTCAATGGAAAGAAAGACTTGACTGTTTAGTTTGCCTTTACGAGAACGTGCAATTGCCCGAGGCAAATGAGTTGTCTTCTGCATAACAAAACTGATACCATCGGCAAACTTGCCGGCTAAATTATTAATTATCTTAGCCTTTTGAAGGATGGTGTTTCAACGGTTTAAAGCAAAGAGTTGAAGATTGCAGCTTGTCGTGACCAGCTTGGGCGTGATAATCTTATACCTCTCGTTACGCTCAATTTTGGAATAGTCGTCTCATTCAGAAACTGAAATTAGCGGGAAACCATTGTTTAGTCCTGCTAAAAGGTGCAATTTCCAGGACAGAAAAAGTACCGTAAGATATATTTGTTGTCGGTCAGAACCGGTCTCAGGTTAAATCCGTTACGATCTGTAGCTGTAGGTTAAATTGAATACTCACTCTACGTAGTTAAATGCAGCTATAtcaactcccccccccccccccaaaaaaaaaaaaaaacgacggaCCTTTCCTCAAggtctgtcttacgcatctcaacacagtctttttaatgtttcataatTATCGGCCTATCGATTTCTATATTCGGTGAGCTATCCATTCAGTCTAACATTTCAACAAATTGAACTGAAACAATGCACTTGCCGGTACTGGAATTCGGACCCTCCAGATTATTAgttttcaattcatctgagtgcctTTTCAACCTAGATAAAGTGAGGATCAGCAATTCAGGCTAGGTAAAAAGGGATTCAACCAGAGAACGGATTTAACCGGCAGCATATAAATTTTCCATGGTAACGACAACAGCTATTTTCTACATAACTTAAATTTGAAACACGACAAGCTGGCTGTAACGGTATTGCGATGATCGCTGCAATGTCATTAATTCCGTAATTCTAAGCTCACATAGAACTTCTTCGGTGACAAAATGAGGCCGTATTCTCCCTGAATATCAATTCCTTGATATTCGGTCGGCAAACCAACCTGTGTAAATCGAAAGCTATGAAGTAGCACGGCTAGGAAAACGCAAACTATTTTCTTTGCCAGAGCTTCACCAGGGCACTTGCGGCGTCCTcccgaaaatggaagaaagcCACCGAGCAGCTTGGGGTCGATGAGGTGACCTTGACTATCCAAGAAACGCCTGGGGTTAAAAACATGTGGATCTTTCCACGCTTGAGCGTCGTGGTGCACTGACCACAGGTTGACGAAGACCATGGTGTCTTTTAAGATTATGAAATCCCGTATGCGTATCTCGGACGTGGTGGTTCGTGGTACTGCAAGGGGCACGATGCAGCTTACCCTCAGTAGCTCGTAGACTGCCGCTTGAAGAAGAGGAAGTGATGGTATGTCCTGCAGGGTTGGCAGGCGTTCTTTGCCAATAACGCGATCCAGTTCTTCTTGAAGATCGCGTTGAATGTTTGGATATGTGATCAGGTAGGCCAGACTCCAATAGAGTTCGGTGGATGAGGTTTCAAATCCCGCACCAAACAGGTCGCCCAGCACGGAAACTATCTGATCATCCTTAAGCAGTGCAGTCATGCTTGGACTTTCTTTCTCATCTCGTAGGTTCTGGTCTTGGTTTTGGCTTTCCTTTTCGACGACATTGATAAAGCTATCTGCTATATTACGGACTTGTCCGTCCTGATAcgtttctttgttcttttcatACATCTAAAACACTTCTTGTAATACTACCTTCATTGTCAGTACGAGATTTTTGAGCGCCTTGTTTGGAAGGTACTTGAGCAGTGGTAGGAAATCAACGTGGCCATTGCCATGCACCGCTTTTCGGTGATTCTCTGCAAGGTGGAGAATTTTAAGGAGACCTTCATCATCGTATGAACGTTCCACTCCGAATAGCGCATTGAGAATGATGTTAGCTGTGGCACACTTCAGAGTTATCAGAGCATCAACGGCCTTTCCCTTCTGCTTCTTGAAGCAGTGAACCAAGCGCTTTGATTCATGCAACAGTTTCTCCTCTGAGGTGTCTACGTTCTTGACAAAGTTGTGAATGGCACCGACACTGATCTTGCGCGTTAGATTCCATCGGGGCGAGTAGTCACCAAAGGAAAGACTACTtccttcaggattggccaaattaAATGTGTGGAGCTTTGGCCTCCCAGCAAAGGCAATAAAACGCTTTATAATGGTTTCTCGGATGGCTTGTACTCCATTTATCACCACAACCAAACGATTCCCAAGAATCAAGCTGAATACGTCGCCATATTCTTTTGCCATTTTGGTGAAGTCAAGATGTGGGTTCTTTCCTATGCGAAAGCTTGCTCCTGTTTTGGATAAAGGAAAACTAATAATGAGATGATAGCgagattaaaaaaacaaatacaagaaATTGTACAAATATAGTGCACAAAGAGGACGAATATTAGGTTAAAAGACAGGTTATTAGGGATGTAGCAGCTTAGTAAATTGAGAGAGAAATACGATTTCTAAGAATGCTATAGCTTGCGTGAAAGAAGTTGACTGAAGCTTTGTTTGACAAAGAACATGTATTTATATAGTCAATTCGCAGTGAACATTTAATGAATATTTGCTTTTCAATTAACTACCGTTTGTCTCTTGTCAATTAAATCAGAAGTGAGGAAATCGAAACACATTCAACTCAAATCATGTTTATCAATAGTTGCCGAAAGCAAAATCTGATCAGCACCGAAGGCAGTTGCGAGTATTTTAAACGATTAAAAGTCCTCTTCATTCTTCAGCTTGGCAAAGCACATCTTTAGCTTCGAGCATGCCTGACCCTTAATAAGCCACAAACTATCGACAAACTCAGTCTTATGCGATTTTTTACTAAAGCACAGCAACCTTATCGCATAGCCAAGCACGATGCTTTCCGTTGTCTCTGAGGttggaaaagaaaaccaaaagaagCGAGCGCCGTATTCCGCCGGAGAGCCGCTATACAATTTTTCACGGTATATATTACGTCAGTGTTATTTGGATTTGTAAGGAATTGGGAATAAGGAAAAGGTTTACAAGCACGAAGGAATGTGAAGACAGGTGAAACACATGTGGGAATAAAGTGAAATCAGGCGGCAAGGTCCATGTTATTATCATTAACAAGCGCTTCTACTGTCAAGATTCGCATGGGAAAACTGTCCTCCTGATTGCGAGCTGGGTGGCTTCCGCCATTCTGATCGTACTTGGCTGGATCTTTCTTTTACGGATGGCTAGTACACTGAAACAGTTATATATATTTCCCTTAAAAAAGTTGTGCATTCATTCCATGATTGAATTCGACTCAAGTCAGCCTTCCGCCCTAACTTTTTTTCTCTACTGCTATAAATAAAAACTTATTATCAAGACTTTTCGAGTAACGGAAAAGAACTAACTGCAGAGGTCACTGTTTTTGCGGTAGAAATGAGCAATAGCGCGTAGCCCCTTCGTTAAACCGAAGAGGCCGATCAAGAGTACTTGCTGATCTAATAGACTCAAGGAGCTGATTAATCCCTGGTTAACTTGATGTATCAGCGGGCAATTGGTATTGAGCATAAATGCTAGCCAAAGGATGAGAGTCATTTCCCTTCTCAAGGTTTTGTTTAGTTTAAAAACTTAAAGTTAAAGTGGTTTACGGCTGTTtgttatcatgcaagtgttcgcACCACAAAGGCACTGGAAATAAGATAAATCATAGTATATCATGATAATAAGACCGGAACGCTTCACACTTTCATGAATCTTGCGTCAGTGAACTTGAGGTTATTGTATCCATCAGAAGTAGTAAATTTGAAATGCTAAGATAAACAACTTTTGCGGTCACCATGGCAGATTCTCGGCCGAGAACACGCGATACGCCTCTCTGGTCTTAGGCCGGTGACATGCAAGAGGTAATCACGGTTGTGCAAATATTGAATAATCATGCCGCTATTCTACCCACCCTTATTAAATAAAAAGTCTTTTTATGTGACGAAATTATTAACTTTAGAAAAGGTGAAAAACAAATTATACATCTAGGACTGGCATCAATAATGAACTTA
The Montipora capricornis isolate CH-2021 chromosome 10, ASM3666992v2, whole genome shotgun sequence genome window above contains:
- the LOC138022044 gene encoding cytochrome P450 1A1-like, producing MTSRLILKLNHFRVFFPQKKIIFDPNTLTFRICHETRIGSLEDESKNLASLGSHYTVIMNFSLEDFSLPGKSVFLCWLVLLLFCAREVWQHSFSKLPPGPWGLPVIGASFRIGNNPHLDFTGMAKEYGDVFSLMLGNRLVVVINGEQAIQETIIKHPTTFAGRPKLYTFELANRLGNSLVLTDYSPRWRICRKISVAGIKDFVKNTHILEEKLLLESQRLVRHLQQQKDDPVDALMSFKCATANVIMHALFGVQRSYDDEGLRKILELTENFGKSVNGSSLVDFLPLLKYFPNKQVLNLVVTIDSLLDVVSQMFKKNKESYVDSRARNIADSFLRVVKKETEKASAEEDTVSVNPVFSDEDIISVLGDLLGAAFDTSSTTLYWGLAYLTKHPDIQRQLHNELDRVIGRRRLPTLQDIPSLPLLQATVFELLRVTSVVPLSIPRSTTAETNVRGFSIPKDTMVFINLWSVHRNPDIWKDPNIFEPRRFLNSHGQLLDPRSLGGFMPFSAGRRRCPGETLATRAVSVFLAVLLHSFHFTQDGLPAKYQGINFQGHSGLTLAAEKFYVKITERS